Genomic window (Cyprinus carpio isolate SPL01 chromosome B7, ASM1834038v1, whole genome shotgun sequence):
TATTCTATTCCCCCCCACACCTTTTCCTGTAAAGCTTTGGCAGCGCATACAAAATGCACAGATGCCCTACTGATAAAGCGATTTGAATTCTTTTCAAACAAACCGTGTCACTGATAAAGAACAAGTGAAACATGCTCTAACGTCCAGCGTGGGCTCGCACATATGTAGGTTACAGTTGGCGGGCCCACACGCGGTGGGCGAGCTGTCAATTACCACCTACCCACGGCCTCACAACCTGAGTATAGCAGCGATCGGGCCCTCCCTCGCAGTGACGCATACAGAAACGACCAAGGAAATCCCCAAGTGAGAGTTACGACAGACTCTTAGCACCGTAGATAGTGGGCAACTTCCGACTCGCGCTGAACACCGCGTACAAATCGACACAGAAGACGAATACGTGTAAACCGAGTCCACGCTCCGGACAAATACACGGTAGGAAAACGTTTCGttggtttatatttatatacgtGATATATTTCGACTACAGCATAGCGTAATGTGAGCGAGAGCTTTGTTGTTGACAGGCGTGAACGTGCTCGAGCTCATCCGGTGCATGCGATCAGTTGTACTTGTGTGTATACAAGGTGTATACAGTGTTTAATCCGACTGTATATCGGACTACTGTGTGGTTTATGACGAATGTTGATTATTGGATTTAATTATTTAGAGCGTAAAAGGCCGATGGCTTGATTTGCCTGTGTTTTACCCTCCCCATGTGTTGTAAACACACACTTTAGGTGGATTGACTAACATTTTGTCGGCGTCGCGGAAGTGATACTCGAGCCAACCAAAGACTTGCGGTTGTTTTTTATGAATACACCTAGCGAAGTACAGCAGCAGGGGGACATGTACGGCATGGCAGAAATGCCCAACCTCATACCACCGGCAGGTGCATTACAACCCAGTCCAGTGATCCCGTACGACCACGGACAGGCGGGGAGAAGCAGACCAGACCTGCTGTCCGCCCCACGAAGAGTGCAGCGAGCCCCCAAACTCGGACAGATCGGGCGCTCTACGAGAGGTGGGTGATGTCAGGTTATGTTATGATGTCATGTACAATTTCAGAATACTTGACCCGAGActaaaattctaaatcaaaacgTGTATTTAAAAGTCTTCCCAGAACTGTACATTTTGGATATTCCCCCTCATTTAATCCATATGAATTAACTCATCAGCTGGGTGCGTCCAATAAAGGAAGCATCCCAAAATATGCAGTGCTGGGGAAGCTCCAGGAAAAATCCTGTTCTTCTAATGTAACACATTCTGAAGCTTTCCCGCTACATTTTTACACAACTTGGTTCAGATCTGTATTTCTGTCCGTATGTCC
Coding sequences:
- the LOC109058422 gene encoding calcium/calmodulin-dependent protein kinase II inhibitor 2-like, producing MNTPSEVQQQGDMYGMAEMPNLIPPAGALQPSPVIPYDHGQAGRSRPDLLSAPRRVQRAPKLGQIGRSTRVVIDDEDLDDIINNNRSFPVSQRVSPVA